From the genome of Reinekea thalattae:
TCACTTGCTTTATTTTAATTTTTTTATTTGGTTTTATTTCTATATTAAGATTGACTTGCTCACCTACTGAATAAACACTTTTTGCTAAGCTAACTTTAATGTTGCTAAGTTTGTAAGTCGAAATTTTTCTATTGATCGTAGATACCGCAACAGACAACGCAATAAGACTAAAAATCACGCCTACTATTTCAGTAATAATAAGGCCTGACGACAACCCCAGCCATGCTATAACCCCCAGCATTGCAAAGATCGTCCAGTTGCCTTTTCCTTCAAGGTTGTAACGTTCCTTATCTGAAGAATTCACTTCAACTTCTGTTTTATTATTTTTTGCCAGAGAATAGATATCACTATTATTTGGGTTGTTTTTTAGAATGTAGTAAATTTCTTTCCAATACTTGTTGCCGTCAGCATCAATAGTGAACGCAGTCAAAGTCCAATTAATTTTTAGTATTTCGCCATCGTAACTCAACGGCGGTTGATCGACCGGAAGTTCAAAATCAAACTTATATTCGCCTCTATACAATCGGCCCATATAGATCGGAACTACCCCATGCCGGTCATAATCACGATCTACCTGACCCTTACCCTTTGCAGTCCACATTTTTGCTAGATAGACATTGCTGCACTGAACATCTGAGTTAATTTTAATGTACACACTACCTTTTAAGGTGTCATCTAAACGATACTCCCTTTTAGGATTACTTAGCGTTATGGTAATTTCTGGTGATTGCATCGTTTTAACCCACTCTCTGGTAGCTGTCGTTTAGCGAATACTCGCGACTCATTTCTAGTTTTACAGGTATCTGGCAAGCGAGTTTATCGTTATGACCTATGGCTTGCTATCGTAAAAACATAGCTTGAGAGTAATTGTGAATAAAACTGTGTCATTTGCTATTGTTAACCATGAAAAACGATCACCAGACTATTCACTATCGCTAGACAATTAACAGAGTCGATTGCTATGAAGTTCCAACACAGCTACAAAACCTTAGGCGCGGATTTTTACCAGTCGGCTAAGCCCGTCCAGCCCAGCAAGCCTGAATTATTGCTATGGAATGAGCGACTCGCAGAAGAATTGCAAATAGGCGAATTAACTGCCCAACCAGCGCTTGCCGCTGGTTACTTTTCTGGTGCTGAAATTCCTGCCAGCGCAGAGCCGATTGCATTGGCTTATGCCGGACACCAATTTGGTTATTTTAACCCTCAATTAGGCGATGGCCGAGCGCATCTATTAGGCGAATTAGAACACCGCAGTGGTCAACGATTAGATATACAACTTAAAGGCTCTGGGCCGACATTGTTTTCTCGCCGTGGTGATGGCCGCTGTGCACTAAAACCTGCCTTGCGGGAATTTATAATGAGCGAAGCGATGCATGCTCTAGCGGTACCAACCACTCGCTGTCTAAGTGTGGTCGCCACCGGTGAACCGGTGTTTCGCGACATGCCACAGGCGGGTGCCGTGGTGACGCGTGTCGCTGCCAGTCACATTCGAGTTGGCACGTTTGAATATTTTGCCGCCAAACAGGATAAAGCCTCGCTAGAAAAATTACTCGACTACGCCATTAGTCGTCATTACCCAAGCATCGATATTAACCATTGCAATAAAGCAGCGCTGTTTTTACAGGCGGTGATCGACAAACAAATTCATCTGGTGTGTGAATGGCTGCGCGTTGGCTTTATTCATGGCGTAATGAACACCGATAACTGTGCAATTTCTGGCGAGACAATTGATTATGGCCCCTGTGCCATGCTCGGTCGCTACCAGCCAAATACGGTTTACAGCTCCATTGATAAACAGGGTCGCTATGCCTTTAGCAACCAACCGGCGATCATTCACTGGAACATGGCTCGACTGGCCGAAGCGTTGATGGTGTTAGAGACAGGAGACGACTTCCAAACCATTATCGATCAATTCCAGCAGCGCTTTCAGCAGCGCTATCTGGCAACCTATCGTAAAAAACTCGGCTTAGTTGAGCACACTGCGCAAGATGCTGAATTGATTACCAAATTACTTACGCTAATGCAGCAACACCAATTAGATTACACTCAAAGCTTTATACTATTAGAGCAAGCACTGTCAGGCTCAGCACCGAGTAACGAAATCGCACCATTAAATAATTGGGTCGTAGAATGGAAAGACCGTATTGGCTTTGATCCTGAACGAAAAAAAGCAGCCTCTGAGCTTATGCAACAGACCAATCCACTGATAATCCCGCGCAATCATCATGTTGAAGCGGTGCTGGAGGCGTGCGAACAGGCACAGAGTGGCGAACCGGCGAAAGAGTTTTTAGCTGCGATTAGATCACCATATCAGCCAACCATCACAACACAGAAGTTTCAATCGACTGATCCAGACTACGATCAAAACTATCAGACCTTTTGTGGCACCTAATCATCAAACCAGACCCGCGATATTCTCTTTAATCAAACTTTCGTTACACTCTTCTTTTAAAATATAAGCGTGGACAAAATCATAAGACATGGAGGTTTCTTTTTCGTCCGGGCGAGAGGAGGAGGTTATCATTAGAATGACGCTGGCTTGCAAGTCTTTTTCTTTTCGTATGTCAGAAAAATCTTTTAGGAATTCTAACCCGTCTACCCTTGGCATATTAATATCCAAAAAAATAAGCAACGGCGGATAATCTTCGGGAAACAATAATTTTTGTTGTTCATAGCTTTCAAAAAATTCGAGCGCTTCTTTACCATCGGATTTCTCAAAGACATTAAAATCGAAACCCGCTGACTCTATTTGGCGCTTCAAAATATAACGGTCGACTTCATTATCATCCACAATCAATATAGAGATTTTTTTCATCTTAGGATCCTTTATATTTTGGTATCATGACGTTAAATTCCGTGCCTTGATCACTGCTTATAAAAGAAATAGTTCCCTTCATCATATCGACATGCTTTTTAACAATAGCCAAGCCTAGACCGGAGCCCTGACTAACTTGAGGATGAAAGCGCCGGAATTTTTTAAATAAGAGATGTTGATATTCCTTTGGGATTCCCAGCCCGTTATCTTTCACTGAAATCACCGTACTCTTTCCGCTGTCGGCTATCTCAACACTGACCATCGGCGTCGTTTTATTGTTATCTTTATATTTAATAGCGTTAGCGATTAGGTTTTCTAAAATTTGTTGTAGCCGAATGTATTCACCATAAAAGGTTCCGTCTGCTGGAAACGAAAAGCCAAACTGTACTGATGACGCCTCTATTTGTATCGCCAATTTATTTTGAATAGCAGAAGCTATATCGCTGAAGTCGACATGCATGGCATCGACTTCAGACACATCCGCTTTCGCCAATGTCATCATATCTTCCACTAGCTGAATTAACTGTGTTGTCTGGCTGTCTATTTTTGTCAGATTTACTTGAGCTTCTTGATAATCACCCTGCGCCATATCCATTTCTATAAGCTTAATCAGCTGGCGCGTTGTGGTTAGCGGAGATTTAAGATCATGCGACGCACGATAAGAAAATTGCTCTAGTTCTTCATTCGCTTGTTTCAGTGATGCAGTTCGGCTATCGACTATTTTTTTCAGTAGCGAATTACTTTCTTCGTTCATCGCATCTTGCTCGATGCGCTCAACGGCAACTTTAAGCAACAAACCTAACTCGCCTGAGGTTCTCTGGATGAGATTCTGTACCGTGTCGCCTTTATCGGTTTGACCATCGGCTGACAAAATATTGATAACGCCACGAATAGAGCCTGAAATATTGCGTGAGAGATAACTGATAAACAGAATGTTGCACAGTGAAATAATCACAATCATCGGCAGCATCACTGTGATGATAAAATTAACTGTCTTAGTTATCGGCTTTTCAAAGCGGGTAGAGTTTTCAGTAAATTCATCTACTGCTCGTCTTAGCTGCATGAGCATATCCTGATAGCTCAACTCTTGGTTTTCAAACTGATCCAGAGCCGCTAAAACAACATTGGCATCCGCAACATCCTTTTTACAAATATCTAATGCATAGGACGTATTGATTAAGCTCATAATCAGCTTATCGACGGCATTAACTTGCAAAAGGCATTCGGCAGGCTGACGTTGAACGTCTTTTATCAAGGCACGCAAGTAATCAACATCGACCGCTTCTGTTTCCATCAACTGGCTTACGGCGTTGCTATACTCAACATTATATTTTAAATGTAACGAATTAAGCTGATGAAAGGTGGCGCCTTTGGATAATTGCAAAGCCGCCCATATGGTAATGCTGACTTCAAATACCGTCAGGCTAACAATCACCATCAACTTTCGTGATATGTTCATGTTGCGTGCTCTTTATACAAGATCACAACTAACAATAGACGGTATCTAAGCGCTTTCCATTTATTTTTATTGTTGCCTATTCAGGCATTTAACTTCTGGAATAGGCATCACCTGAGGATCCATTCAAATCTATTTAGGCAAACTAAGCGCCTATAAACGAACAGCTACCAAGGATGCTCGTCACCTTGCCAAGTGAAGAATCGCCCCGTGTCATTCAAGCTAAGTTTTTGCGCCAATGCTAATAGGCCTGTGGCACTTTCTTGCGCTGTAATATCTGCATTTTCACCGCCCATATCGGTTTTAACCCAACCCGGATGCACCACACAAGCAACAACTCCCTTTGCTTTGAGTTCATTAGCAAGCACGGTAACAACCTTATTTACTGCCGCTTTTGAGCTGCGATACGCATACATACCAACACTGTCACGCTGCATAGAACCCATCTGGCTAGAGATGGTGATAATACGAGGATTTTCTGACTGCTCAATCTGGCTCAGCAAGGCACGCGTGACCATTAACGGAGCAATACTATTAATAGCAAAGGCATCCAGCCAAGCACTCGCCTCAATGCCTTCTAGAGATTGGTCATCGGCACCGATGGTGCCAGCGTTATTGATTAAAATATCGATCGTTTGACCCGCTAATTGCGCCGATAACGCCTTAATCGCTGACTGATCGGTGACTTCTAATTCTTTTAACACCAGCTGCTGATTCGTTGCTAGTTCGCTAAGTGCATCGCTCGGCTGATTCCGATAGGTTGCTATAACCTGATAACCCTGCTGTAAAAACTGGCGGGTTAATTCCAGACCAATACCTCTAGAGGCACCTGTAATTAATACGGTTTCCATGCTGCACTCCTTTTCTATAACTGAATTAAAAACGAATTGTTAGCAGCTTAAGTATGCATACAGGAAATGACAATCGAAAGGCTAAGCCAAATTAAAAAAGCCCGTTAATGAACATCATCATTAACGGGCAACGCAGGGATTAGAACATTTAAACTAGCTGGATAGTTTTTTCGCTTGGTTTGCA
Proteins encoded in this window:
- a CDS encoding protein adenylyltransferase SelO, with the protein product MKFQHSYKTLGADFYQSAKPVQPSKPELLLWNERLAEELQIGELTAQPALAAGYFSGAEIPASAEPIALAYAGHQFGYFNPQLGDGRAHLLGELEHRSGQRLDIQLKGSGPTLFSRRGDGRCALKPALREFIMSEAMHALAVPTTRCLSVVATGEPVFRDMPQAGAVVTRVAASHIRVGTFEYFAAKQDKASLEKLLDYAISRHYPSIDINHCNKAALFLQAVIDKQIHLVCEWLRVGFIHGVMNTDNCAISGETIDYGPCAMLGRYQPNTVYSSIDKQGRYAFSNQPAIIHWNMARLAEALMVLETGDDFQTIIDQFQQRFQQRYLATYRKKLGLVEHTAQDAELITKLLTLMQQHQLDYTQSFILLEQALSGSAPSNEIAPLNNWVVEWKDRIGFDPERKKAASELMQQTNPLIIPRNHHVEAVLEACEQAQSGEPAKEFLAAIRSPYQPTITTQKFQSTDPDYDQNYQTFCGT
- a CDS encoding SDR family oxidoreductase, producing METVLITGASRGIGLELTRQFLQQGYQVIATYRNQPSDALSELATNQQLVLKELEVTDQSAIKALSAQLAGQTIDILINNAGTIGADDQSLEGIEASAWLDAFAINSIAPLMVTRALLSQIEQSENPRIITISSQMGSMQRDSVGMYAYRSSKAAVNKVVTVLANELKAKGVVACVVHPGWVKTDMGGENADITAQESATGLLALAQKLSLNDTGRFFTWQGDEHPW
- a CDS encoding response regulator → MKKISILIVDDNEVDRYILKRQIESAGFDFNVFEKSDGKEALEFFESYEQQKLLFPEDYPPLLIFLDINMPRVDGLEFLKDFSDIRKEKDLQASVILMITSSSRPDEKETSMSYDFVHAYILKEECNESLIKENIAGLV
- a CDS encoding sensor histidine kinase; this translates as MNISRKLMVIVSLTVFEVSITIWAALQLSKGATFHQLNSLHLKYNVEYSNAVSQLMETEAVDVDYLRALIKDVQRQPAECLLQVNAVDKLIMSLINTSYALDICKKDVADANVVLAALDQFENQELSYQDMLMQLRRAVDEFTENSTRFEKPITKTVNFIITVMLPMIVIISLCNILFISYLSRNISGSIRGVINILSADGQTDKGDTVQNLIQRTSGELGLLLKVAVERIEQDAMNEESNSLLKKIVDSRTASLKQANEELEQFSYRASHDLKSPLTTTRQLIKLIEMDMAQGDYQEAQVNLTKIDSQTTQLIQLVEDMMTLAKADVSEVDAMHVDFSDIASAIQNKLAIQIEASSVQFGFSFPADGTFYGEYIRLQQILENLIANAIKYKDNNKTTPMVSVEIADSGKSTVISVKDNGLGIPKEYQHLLFKKFRRFHPQVSQGSGLGLAIVKKHVDMMKGTISFISSDQGTEFNVMIPKYKGS